DNA from Rosa rugosa chromosome 6, drRosRugo1.1, whole genome shotgun sequence:
tcatcgagttgggcttcttctgtagcaatcgcattttcaacaaaggctaaaccggtatagaggtcctcgatccgaagtttgaagtcagacctttggatttgtagttcccgcaggcggttggttcgctcatttaaaataccgcgagagatgtccatttctcgagagaggctattcaaagcctctcgagtgttgTGAGCCTGgacgttcgcggccggttgacgttggcgggcctcaccaagttcattcagcagatcgtcaatggcactaaattgctgcagggtcaatgccttctcctggcaaagataccttagggcttccaagactcgcgagaggatgtcagtctccaatacctgaggacccagatgttcgtgaagcaccatcttagcctcatccacagcagaaggaggagttacctctaacaccctcatcaatctctcgaatctggtaggaggcggcggaggcggcggaggcggcggaggcgccacaggatcacgaaccaccaatgcaaaagggtggacagcttcctcagtttcttcatcttcaataggttggtctgtcccttcagccgcgggagaatctggaaacttaactcgcggctcaccatgggtaagtggagcagattcaagcacagggccctcggcttcgacggttgtctcatttattcgcaagacttggggggcaccaccaccgtcagtatcatttttcatctcttgggcgactgtccgaccgataggaccttcagcgtttgtagccacctcctcggtacaaacagaatcctggttagattcagaaatgtcagagagtggggttggatcaaaagggaaatggaaagcattggccaacagtggcttacctctcgagttgtcgggtcaatatctggtacgtggtcaccaagaggaagaggcctcacttcattcacctcttggacctttagtgctgcgagaatctctgtcgtcatcagttcctcataagatgcagaatcctcagagtggctttccacactttcatgctccgaggagtcgtcatcggagatcgttattagaatggtaggaccttgcagatgctctgtagatgtgggagacggaagaggcgccacggggttagttgatgcttgaactagcgagagagttggcttttctgcagtggctgagggtccagcctcgctcaggcgagagggattagtggtcctttgacggacctgtcaaaagatacatagtgaagatcctgcccagattctaaaatttaaaaaggataagacggggtcggagtttaccaatcgcattcccagaggttcgtcatcttcaaaactctcttcgacgaattgagctcgatcgcgtttgcaagcaaagacagcagtggcctgtacgagaaaagagtcataactcaaaaaggggggaagcaccaaatatacaagtttgggatcattcttaactaaattacctcagcgggatcttcatcatgcgaagactctccctcagaagtctcctctgctattgccttttgtttccccacctgaacagaggctatcctgctccaggtagtttgctgcaaaacacactcaggaataagagcgggaaaatcaacacaaggaaaaagaatggtaaagaaagacaaaaacttactgttgccctaggctcatggatttgtatccctggacgcgatgagcgagaaggtagaataggtcgcgggggttgtgctgcagggttggagaagcgctcaagaatcttgcggtcctccagaccaggactactcatgccacgaaagatcaggacgaagagttcgtcatgtggcaggtctcaacagttcacggacacttctttccaccaatcagcataatcatcgtcgacatcgttgaaggggtacagcgctctgacccaagggggaatcagtatcaaagtaaactgactctgaaagggggcagacccaggtggggctaatctccgccaagaggtgtagtaattggcagaatcaaccagaggccagggtaccaactgggccaacccaaattggcgagcaaaatggttaggggcatagagctcataacttacgcattcagtggcaagacgaatatccaagcaggagatggcgcgacgaaaggccaggatgactatttcgctatgatcccgtccactgggcagaaagccatcatcaaggggaggagggaatcgcctagaaaggactatttttgggtccaatctctcccagcaagtacaagtaaataaaacactcggagtagggtggagctcgataccttacgttgcggcaaagccagttccccaaaagggaatcaactggaggttcctttggaatatcaccgcgacggaagagagggaaataaatatgcagccaaaaggcaaggatccagaaggggccactaatttcggtatcaaatgggcgcattacggctctataaagggagcgatataacgcacccaatacaggttgcccaaggccaacgcaaataccattgtagagagcagtggccagagaattccaaggtccagtaggtttgttggaagaagtgcaaaagataaatttgcaaagccagaattccaggaatgcgatacctcctgtatggtcacgccgggtgcagtaatattcgcgccaggatgggtagggtctgctgtgatgccctcgaccagccatatccattctcaaagaaaattgagtgccatcaaactgaccatgcacataggggtcaaagtcaatgggcaaccccgtgatggtaagaacatccagcagagttatgctcatctgcccaaaccggaaatcgaatgtattgctggaggtgttccagaagcaaagagcggcagctAGCGGTACAtggctagtattattgggaagacagaagcatagatcgatggtttgggtgatacccaccgcatcccatcgggccaaatctctcgctcggacctcctgataccaaatattttcctcgggagcgacggtaggccagtagcccactttcctccttggtccccaactgctaaaatcaccaggcacctgccgaagagccgctatgggacggcggatgggaagcccataataggccatagcatcatctggcaaactatcgcgaggtgtgggacccagactcgcttgactatcaccgccaccaaagcccatcagtcgacttctctcctctccgttctgacttctacatcgaacactcatgttagttcgccaggcgaatgcggctttctcagtgatttcatctgcctgatcgataacgaatggtttcttggatgccatttctaggtcgcaaggaatacttctccaatacgctttgatttatagctcaaatatgtttggagattaatttattagctgggccagtgagtggccctagttgataattaatgagtcattattccatcttgagaatcgcatctaaggcgacagtgaagatacttctccaatacgctttgatttatagctcaaatatgtttggagattaatttattagctgggccagtgagtggccctagttgataattaatgagtcattattccatcttgaaaATCGCATCTAAgtcgacagtgaagatattccaccttttcctaccaccgcagggccagcatagtggcctgatgttttttaaataaaacatgattaaaaccgatgcggttttagatgctaaagttgcagcaaaatatggtggtttcaattggtcacacgtcatgatgacgatagtcatgatccaatcatcctctttggcataagactcgcgaaggattaaatgaaagcaaacagtttgctattttgcatcttatttcgccaagtactgtaggccttgatctagccaggaaagcggctccaacacctacatttgagaaaatcaacagagagccagcaaacaaggcagatacttgttgctatacacatggcgaagctaccaccaaggaagagaaggatcctcattcacgatcaaaagcagtctccttcgcatggggggcacgctaaagttttgattgcctacaacctgcccaagtttcgctagatccatggggggcaataaagttggcaaaggaagcgtcagttcatgccaaaggcaattcagtagtggcattcaagctttatggcctatttagaggcctatatggaaacagtcaagccaatacaagtggctttggaacaacgactttgaagcaatgacattataagagtagtgttgattcaagacctctttagtcaagacgagaacctttgacttcgaggtctggggggcaatgtttggacccaaaatgaacattttggcctgacaaggcgtgtcttggagaaattgagccaatatcagtggctcaagctatatattgtcgacaagttcgaaatatatatttagaggctaaataaagcctactatgaaagcatggaagcatgaaaagttaactttagcacattttcctacttcggctaggagaaaccgagctaaacaaggaaggaggggcggccgcctgaccaaatgaacttgaaatgagctgaaactctgcagatccattctagacagcccaatgatcatttcttatgaagagtgccagagctagttttgagtggaaggccttcaaacaatcagtccaattttctacagaagcaaaactggaaaactggacctgtaagaggtccagcagcatttccagcccaaccgcatggaataaagctctgaaaaattgtcaggatgatctacactcatagtggaacattttttatgaagaagtcgaaggctcattctgaaggcttgttggagaaataattgaaggaataaaggggcagaaactgatctaaaaccagctcaatattcacatgttcatgtttcctacccacatgaagaaagctagatgcttttctttttttccttggatatatttttctactacaatctctttaatagatcatcatcacttccatatttttgcaccttcatgccttgctttcatttcatcatttctctatcttttccatattttacaaatcactttcatactccactttcattatttttcttccactcatcatttcactcttctttttcttccctatataaacaccttctcctctcattctaacacacaaacacccattcacatacaacaacaacatctctaagatgatctaagttctctctagagcaaacctctctaagagcaactcctctcattctctttctcttagcggtgatcacactcttagtcctagtcttctcagaagctgactttcagtgccaccaaaccctctgtcaacgtacttcggtcctagtctcctcgggagccgacggtagtgccgcgaccacaacggttacagaaccagccaagcaagggtaacgccctagcaacccagccaagctaaagtcacgctttagcaagttctcctcacttcccagtggttctcgctctgctcgatctacaacatcgagtatcgattgtgattttcaagaaactcagcaaaagtcctcgccacgaggcacaaagaatcccatgacgaggttggtgctctcctcgtccacaattgcttgaaagaagtcaggtcaagggacacccccgacgaccgcacccgaacggtgctggcacgcccgcgcagaaaagagactgttgaccagctgcaacaaaattggagccaaacagggaagaagaaagaaatgaagtgcAAAGTGAAGAATATATAAACATTTCTAAAGAGAAATTACCCAATTTGATACTTTTACATTCTATggaggttttgattttttttttttttttgagggaaaagaACTCTTGAGCTGCAGTACTAGCATAAGCTGCCATAAGGTGAGCTACCTTATTGGCACTTCGATGAATATGCACTATCTTCAAGTTGGAGTGACCCTCCAAAATCTCACTTAGGTCTTCATAGATTCGACCCAACAGAGAAGTGTTAATGCATTCCGGATGCGTTAACTACCCCTGCACCAATTTAGCATCAGTTTCCAGAAAAGCTGGAACCAAACCATTTTCCACAGAAAATTTGATTGCCATCTTGCACCCCACCAGCTCGGCATGCTCAGAACCTAGCAATCCCTGTAAGGGCTTACCTCCAGCAGCAAGAAAACTAGAAAAGACCCCAAATTGTCCCTTATCACAAAACCATAGCCTCCACACTTTGTAGAAGAATTAAAAGCCCCATCCACATTAATCTTACACCAGCCCAAAGGAGGAGTAGACCAACGTATTATCCTTCTAGTAAGAGGAATAATAGGTTTCAAATTATGAGATCTAAAGTCTTGCAGTCTAGCCATAGACATAAACAAAACCTCAGAAGCAGTAACACTCTTATTCTCCCAAGTCCTGCAGTTTCTTTCCTTCCAAATACcccaaagcaaatagagtagatCGCCCAAATCCTTGAGAGATAGTTCATGAACACAAAAGCTTATCCATTCTAACAAACTGAGATGTGTAGCATGAGGATTGTAGCATACCTGGCTAAGCACAGCATTAGTTTGGAGAAGCTGCTTGGTAAATTGACAGTCTCGACAGATATGCAAAGTAGACTCTAATGCATCAGAGCAAATGACACAAATATGTGAATCTAGAGTCACCCATTTCGAAGCCAACCTTTCCAAAGAAGGTAGAATGTTATGGCAAACTCTCCAAATATGCACTTTAGCAGAATTTGGAATAACAACcttccataatttttttttttctttgcacaACCTCCTACTTATAAATGGGAGATTTATGTCATTAGACCAAATAAaagctttatttatttatcttttgatatatatagtatatatattTAGGGATTTAgccttttttttgtatttcagaatatttttaagTTGCATAATTAAAGGACGTTCCGTTGAGTATTTTATTGAGGACGCTGTCGTTTGGCGTCAATTGGTAAAATTGCTTTTGCCCTCCACGACCAAAAAGCGTTGTAAAATCAAACAAAGCACAGGGGCATTCACGTCATTGGGTCCAAACGGTCATAATGATTGTGTTTCACTTTTTGAAATCTTGTCCTCTCTCTCACACCTCTTTTccactctctgtctctctctatcTGTCCCCTTCTTCCGTGTCCTCAAAGTCTTCCTTTCTTCTCCATCCCCATTCACACAGAATCCACATCTCCTCTGATAGACCCTCTCTCCTGTTCACCAATGGAGGATTCAGCCCCTTTCAGAAAACCCCATTTCCCAAATCCAGGGATGAACAACTCATCAGCAGTTCAGTTTCAGCAGAACCCCATTACACAAGGTAAGTCTTACCTGCAATTTCTGTTTAAAGGCATCTTCTTTGTGGTTTTGGTCGTGGCTCTGCCTCTGTTTCCTTCACAAGCTCCTGAATTTATCAACGATACGATACTCGACAAGTTCTGGGAGCTTATTCATCTTCTTTTCATTGGAATTGCTGTGTCTTATGGCTTGTTTAGCAGAAGAAATGTTGAGATGGGGATTGAAAACCAGTCAAATGTTGAAAATGTAGAGTCTTATATGCCTAGGATGTTTGATGGGTATGAAAATCCAGGTGGGTCTGGTGAGAAGAAAGTTCTTGAGAGTTGGAGTTCTCAGAATTTTGTAGGTAACCATAAAAGTACTGTTTATTTTGATGCCCAATGCAAACCCAGATTGCCAAATTGTGGAGATGGTCTTGAAAATTCTTGTGGTTTTAAAAGTAAGAATGTTGCTCAATCTTGGAATTCTCAGTACTTTCAGGGTGAATCTATGGTTTTTGTAGCTCAACCAGATTATGCTGTTGATGAGTTTGTGAAACCCAAATCAGTAGTTGATGATGAGCCATTAGGATTGCCTGTTCGGAGTTTGAAATCGAGGGTTAAAAACCAGGAGAAGCCTGAGTTTGTTACTAGGAGTGAGTCTGGTTTTGGTTCAAAGGTTTCATCTAATAGTTTTGACTGGAGTAGGAGTAAGAACTTTGGTGATTTGGCTCCTATTAATTTACTAGAGAAATTCAATCAAGCTATGGCATCACCTTCCCCAGTTCTTCAGCGTTCGAGTTCTCGAAAGATGGAAAGGGGAAAAAGAGTAGGTAGTGCCCCTCGTCCTTCACATTTTAGGCCACTGTCAGTTGATGAAGCTCAATTTGAGTCGCTAAAAACTCGGTCCTTCCGGTCCACATTGTCTTTCTCATCCGAAACTAGCTCCAAATCTTCTTCACCTGAAAAGGAGTACTCTTCTGTTAACTCTACAACTTCTGAGGTACCAAACCCGGAAACTGTTCATTtggggaaaagaaagaagagctCCCGAGCGTCTTCTCCTTCAGGTTTACCATCAGAACCAAATCCAATGATTGAAAAAGTTTCAATGGGTGGATTGCATTCGAGGGGCTATAGTGTAGGTTCTTTCTTTGAGGAGGATTTGAGGAAAAGCTCAGAGAATCACTTGAAGAAAGAATTGAATGGGAGTCGAATTACTGGGGATCAATATGATTCAGGTAAGAAAGAGTTGGGGACAGGGTCTTTCGGATCAGAGAAGAAGCCTGCAAGCCTCAGCAAATCTACATCAAGAGGAAAATCAGTCAGAACAATCAGGGGTAGTAGACTGACCACTCATGACAAGGTTGAAAACAATCAAAAGATGTTTGATAATGGTGAAGCTGTATttatgaggaaagagaaaatgcAAAATGGAGGACTTGATAATCTGTGTGATATGCCAAAGCCAGCTTTTCCCAAGTACCAGAAGGAACAGTTACAAGACTTTTTTAACCATCTCAATGTGCAGTCTGAAGAAGAATCGGAAAGTGAGGCTGAAAACTTTGAAGTGAGCTCAGAAGATAGAGTggaagctgctgctgctgcatttTGCAACTCTGTCAATGTTGCAGCAGGACCAGACTCTGAGGTTGATAAGAAGGCTGGTGAGTTTATAGCCAAATTTAGAGAGCAGATAAGGCGTCAGAAAGTTGCATCAATCGACAAATCAAGAGGGCTCGGCGTTAGTGGGAATCGCTCTAGGTGAAGTGATCATGCACACCTCATGATCGATGCTGGACAGTTACCCTTTCTTTCATGTTCTCCCTTAAATAATCtaatctatttatttatttacactTATATACGATTAGATTTAATGCCTCTATACCAGGCTGATATTTGGGAAGAATTGTCATGGAACTATTTTTTCAGTCTCATCAATCATAATGTTCTGTTGCATTCAGTGGCTGCACTAGCATCCATTTTTCTTAATTCTTTACAATTAGAGACAATGTTTTCCTTTAGAATGAAAATGTGGACAATGACCGAGCATCGCCGAAGTTCCTAGTCTCTACTAAGAGGGTCACCGATTTTTTGATATTTAGCAATCTTTGAAAGGAGGATTTAAACTTGCGACCTCATGTCATGGCTCTATGTCACAAGCTCCGAATTCCAAACGACAATTACTTATTAAGTAGCCATCAGCGTACGCATTTTTTTCCTCTGTTGTGTGAAATCTTTTTCTTCCAAATAAAGCAACAAATTAATGGATTGAACCTGTAAATCAAGTCTAGATACATTTGTTATAGAACTAATCATGAAGAAGTTCAACAAATCAAGAGTTCAAGAACATTTTTATTCAAAATGGGTGGTTTTTAAGAATAACTAAGAAAAATCTTCTTTTTCTAATCttaggaaggaaaaaaaaaaaaaaaaagtaaaacccATTGGCCCACACAGTAGGGAGTTGGATGATATTTGCCTCTTACAACAGACCGAACTTATAAGATAACGTGAGCTAATAACAGGAAACGGTTTCTTTCTGTGTGAAGCTTTGGCTGAGgctctcactcactcactcactcactcataTATGCCGGAACACGCTTAAAAGCTGAGAGACACCATGCTGATGGTTCCCTCGTCTCTCTCTTATAAACCCAGtaatgtttctctctctctctctctctctctctctccatttgttatatgtgtgtgtatgggATGTAGTAGTTAGAATAGGATATTGTTTGTGGCTTGAAATTTGACTTGGAAGTTTCTTTGCATTTCTGGGTATAACCCACAAGTGTAAATTTTGCAATTACTTTGTTAGACATTGGTTTTGGTATTGAAGCTTGTGTAGAAGATAAGACCAGAAATTGGTTATGATAAGTTTCCTCTACTTGTTTGCAGCATGGGTAAAGTCTATGTCTTTGTTAGTTACTAGATTTCTAAAGTGGAAGGAGAGTGATATCTAAAGAAATTCGT
Protein-coding regions in this window:
- the LOC133716553 gene encoding uncharacterized protein LOC133716553, with the translated sequence NLVLSLTPLFHSLSLSICPLLPCPQSLPFFSIPIHTESTSPLIDPLSCSPMEDSAPFRKPHFPNPGMNNSSAVQFQQNPITQGKSYLQFLFKGIFFVVLVVALPLFPSQAPEFINDTILDKFWELIHLLFIGIAVSYGLFSRRNVEMGIENQSNVENVESYMPRMFDGYENPGGSGEKKVLESWSSQNFVGNHKSTVYFDAQCKPRLPNCGDGLENSCGFKSKNVAQSWNSQYFQGESMVFVAQPDYAVDEFVKPKSVVDDEPLGLPVRSLKSRVKNQEKPEFVTRSESGFGSKVSSNSFDWSRSKNFGDLAPINLLEKFNQAMASPSPVLQRSSSRKMERGKRVGSAPRPSHFRPLSVDEAQFESLKTRSFRSTLSFSSETSSKSSSPEKEYSSVNSTTSEVPNPETVHLGKRKKSSRASSPSGLPSEPNPMIEKVSMGGLHSRGYSVGSFFEEDLRKSSENHLKKELNGSRITGDQYDSGKKELGTGSFGSEKKPASLSKSTSRGKSVRTIRGSRLTTHDKVENNQKMFDNGEAVFMRKEKMQNGGLDNLCDMPKPAFPKYQKEQLQDFFNHLNVQSEEESESEAENFEVSSEDRVEAAAAAFCNSVNVAAGPDSEVDKKAGEFIAKFREQIRRQKVASIDKSRGLGVSGNRSRKLRDTMLMVPSSLSYKPTPPTPSIHFSHNKQIIQCCSSQISRHHRAESGGISHCEENLNRRLIVFLSVTTSLFPNLSSSAKTKSKSPFDERRLLEQNRRIQKENNAPEEFPSFIREGFQVKVVTPEDYTTRESGLIYRDFAVGEGDCPQAGQQVMFHYVGYNESGRRIDSSYNQGSPARIRMGTNALVPGFEEGIRDMKPGGKRRIIIPPELGPPVGPSTFFSSKQFEVFDVELLSIQNCVRRTIAAFYSDFVCE